CCAAAATTAGTTTAAAATGGTTTTTGCTTTTTAAGATTTTGCTTATGCAGTTTAAGAAGTTTTAAAGTATCTAACTTTTTTGTTGCACTTCAAAGCTGAGTTTTTCCCAGCTTCTTTTATTATAAATTAAGTGGACCTTAAACTTTTTTAAGTCCCTTAACTCCTCCAACGCCAAATAATACTTTTTCAAAGGATGCACTCTTAGCTAAGGAAGCTAGATGACCCTTTAATTTAATATGTGGACTGGTCATTTCGATAATACCATGATTTGGTCCTAAGGACGCTACAGTTCCCATTGACTTATAAACGAATTTCTTTTGTGGTGCATCATTAATGGCAGCAGCAATATTTACAGCTGCAACTGCAGCTTGAGCTTGAGCCAATTGACCTGTGGTAGGTAATGGCCGGCCAGATTGTGGATCCATTGAAGCAGAATCATCACCTAATACGTAAATTTCAGGATGATCTTCAACATTTAAATAATCAGTAACGACAATCCGATTACGTTTAGCATCAAAGCCGGAATTCTTAATAACATCACTGCCGCTGACACCTACAGTCCAAATAATTGAATTGGCGTAAACACGTTGCTCTTCATCACTATCGCCAGTGGTATAAACTACAGCATTTTGTTCAATCTTCTTAATTTTAGCTCCAGTTAAAATCTTAATCCCATTCTTAGATAAAAAGTCATAAGCATATTGAGCTAATTCAGAATCAAACATTGGCAAAATTTGTGGTGCCATTTCTAAGCTAGTAATGTTAATTTCGGGAACATTATATTTAGCTTTTAAGACTTTAGCGGTATCGATTAATTCACCTAATAATTCAATACCTGTAAAACCAGCACCACAAACTGCAATGTTTAAATCGTTAGGATCTTGTGTTTGCTTATAATCACGAATATTAGAATTAATAACTTGATAAATTTTTTCAGCGGTAGGAATGTCTTGCAGTTTGTATGAATACTTATCTGCACCTTCCATGCCGAAGTTTTCTGACCGAAAACCAAGACTTAAAACAACATAATCATATGAAATCTCAGCATGATCTTCAAATTCTACTTTTTTATTTTCATAATCAACTTTAGAAACAGTTGCTTGAATAAAGTTCACATTATCAGGTATAACTGAAGCAATATCCAGACTAATGTCATCAGCTTGAGCAGTTCCCGCTGCAACACGATAAAGTTGAATCGACTCCACATGTTTAGTATTACGATCAATTAAATCAATGGTAGTTCCTTCTGGTGCAATTTTTGCTAATTTTCTGGCAGTGCCTAATCCGGCATAACCAGCGCCTAAAATAACGATATGAGCCATAAATTCAATCCTTCCTTCTTCTGTATGTAATCTAACTATATTATATGCTTAATCTCCAGTTCTGAAAACAAATATACTGTTATTTTTTAATCATTTAAAGATTTTTATGCCAATATTAGAAAATCACTAAATTTCTGATTAATAGTTTTGTGTAAACGATTGCTCTAGCGTATAATTTGTTTATATGAATTGAAAGAGGTGTCTGTTATGTTAATTATGGCAATAAATGCCGGAAGTTCAAGCTTGAAATGGCAGATTTATGATATGCCTAGTGAAAAACGAATTGCTAAAGGAATGATTGATCGTTTAGGTAAACAAGATGCAATTTTTAAGGCTGATTATGGTGATGGAGAGAAATTTGAGCGACAAGAACCTATTACTTCCAAAGAAAAAGCTGCTACCTTAATTTTAACGCGGTTGAAAAGTTTACACATTGTTCAACGCTTAGAAGATATTAAAGGAGTGGGACATCGAGTTGTTTCAGGAGGCGAAGTTTTTGATAAGTCAACAGTCATCACTTCTGATGTTTTACTCCAGATAAAAAATTTATCCGAACTAGCTCCGTTACATAATAATATTGAAGCTTATTATGTCAGCGTATTTGCGCAATTATTGCCTCATTCTCAACAAGTAGCGGTATTTGATACATCCTTTTTTTCTAGTTTGAAACCGGTTAATTATTTATATCCTATTGATACTAAATATTATGATCAATACGGCGTGCGGAAGTATGGTGCTCACGGTACTAGTCACCGTTATGTTACCCAACGAACAGCGGAAATTTTGCAGCAACCATTAGAAAAAACCAACCTCATTACCTTGCATTTAGGTAACGGCGCTTCAGTTTCAGCAATTGCTCATGGGAAAGCGATTGATACATCTATGGGTTTCACGCCATTGGCTGGATTAATGATGGGCACGCGTTCTGGAGATGTTGATCCGTCTATTATTCCTTATATCATGGAAAAAGATCATCTACAAAATATTTCCGAAATGATTAGTATTCTAAATAAAAAGTCGGGTTTATTAGGTGTATCAGGAGTTTCTAATGATAAGCGCGATATTGATGATGCCGCTGATAATGGTGATAAACGTGCACAATTAGCTCAAGAAATGTTTGTTAATCGGATTGTGAAATATGTCGGTTCCTACTTAGCATTATTGGATGAATTACCAGATGCCTTAGTCTTTACTGCTGGTGTAGGAGAGAATGATCAGCCAGTTCGGCAAGCAGTTTGTGATCAATTGCAACATTTGGGTGTTAAAATTGATGCCGCAAAAAATCAAGCTAAGGGTCAAGAACTGTTAATTAGTACCCCGGATTCAGCAATTAAGGTCTTTGTAGTCCCAACCAACGAAGAATTAATGATTGCTAGAGATACTTATGATTTAGCACAAAAATAATAGACACGTTTGACAAAATGATTTTGGTAAATTTACCGAAATCATTTTTTGCATAAAAATCTTTTATGGAACGCGTTGCACCAACTATAATAAAAATAATTATTCAAGAGAAATGAGGTCAGTAAATGGCAACTATTCGGGATGTGGCTCGTTTAAGTGGTTATTCTATTACTACAGTTTCACGGGTACTTAATCATAGCGGTTATGTTTCGCAACAAGCTTTACGCAAAATAAAACAAGTGATGCAACAATTAGATTATGTACCAAATGAAACTGCCCGGGATTTAAGCAATGGTCAAAATCATAAAATTGGGGTTATTTTACCGCAGATCCGGACGCCTTATTTTGCCCAAATTCTCAATGGTGTTGCTGAAGCAGCTTTTTCCACGGACTATTCCATAACGTTATTGCCATCAGAGTATAATGAACAAGCAGAAGTCTACTATTTAGAACAATTGCGACGCAAAGAATATGCAGGACTTATTATCACTTCTCACGGGCTTCCCTTAGAAAAATTAGCTGCCTATACAAAGTATGGTTCGTTAGTTCTTTGCGAAGATCCTGGAAACATTTCATTGGCTGCAGTTTTTACAGATCGCTATGCGGTTTTTATTAAAATCTTTCGTTGGTTACAACAACAGCAAATTAAACGCATTGCTTGTATGTTTTATCGGCCAGCAAAATCTAGTGCAACTACGCGTTTAACCTTAACTGCTTATCAAGAAATTTATCAAACACAATTAGCCGCAAATTTAGTAATGACAGGCATTTCTTCGCCACGAACTGCCTATTTGGCTGCCCAAAAATTAGCACAGCAAGTTCAGGCTCCACAATGTATTTTGACTAATAGTGATAGTAATGCAGTGGCTGTCCGCCAATACTATATTGATCAACAATTGCCAATTCCAATAATTATTGGTCAAGGATACGAAATGGCCAGTTTTGCAGTTAAATTGCCGACAATTAATTATCATTTGTACGAATTAGGCCAAAAAGCTTTCGAAATTGCACTTGCAGACGCTCCTTTAACTACTAAAATTAAACTACCCGCAGATTTTATTTCGCAAAATGATCATTTTATCTTATAAACAAAAAAAACAAGACAACAATTTGTCTTGTTCGCTAGTACTATGAAAATTGCTTGATAATTAAACCCAGCGCAAAGCTTAATACTTGTGTCAAAGTGATAATAAAAAGATTTTTGACTGCTAAGGGAAAAGTCTTTTTCTTAATATGCACAGCAAAAAATTGTTTAGTATTACGGTAAATAATGGGAATAACTAAAAATGTTAACAATAAAGACCAGGGTAAAATTCTCATAAAAATAGCTGCTAATAAGAAAATATAACCAATAATTAATAAAGCTGCATAAAACCAGAGGCTTTTTGGGACACCCAAGAAACGGACGATTGTGTGTCGGTTGAGGTCAATGTCTTCTTGATAGTCACAAATATTATTAGCTAATAATAAAGCGCCAATTGCACATTGGGATAGTCCTGATGCGATAAAAATAGGTACAATTAAGTGCCAATCAAAGGCAATGGCTTGATAAACATTAATATATACAGCAATCAGAAAGATAACAAATCCCATAGTAAAACCAGCAAAAAATTCACCCACGGGCAAAGAATTGATTGGATAAGGACCACCAGCATAGAAGAAGCCCACTGCAAAACAAAAAATTCCTAACACTAATAGAATCCATCCAACTCGGGTAACAAGAAAAATTCCTAGTAAAGCAGCTATCGCAGCCATACTAAAATCCAGCCAGCCAATTTTTTTGATATTTAAATGATTAACGCCAATGACATTGGTTTTTTTACGAAATTCTTCTTGCTCAGTCGCATTTTGATAATCCCAATAGTTGTCGTTAATATCTACAGACATGTTAAACAGTAACATGGCGACAAAAAAGCAAATTACATTGATCCAATTTAAATGATGAAAATGATAAACTGCATAGAAAGTTCCCAATAAAAAGGGAAAAATACTAGCAGTTTTAGCTTTAATTTCAACCAATTCTAAAAACACAGATAATTTCAAAGTTTTTATAATCCTCGTTTCTGTTTTTGATATACTATAATAGATTATAATACAGAAAAAGGTGGAGCCAATGATTAACTCCCTATGGAGCCAAATTCCTGAGTTGAATCAGCAGTTAGAACAAGTTCAAGGAATTATTTTAAAACAAATTAAACCTTTAAATGATCCTGTTGCTAGTTTAATCAAACAACAGATAACTAGTGGTGGGAAAATGTTACGACCAGCTTGTTTGCTCTTGTTCAGCAAGTTTGGTCCACACCAAGATAAGAACCAAAAATTACAAGCAGCAGCGGCAATGGAAGTTTTACATTTAGCAACATTAATTCATGATGATGTGATTGATGATTCTGACTTACGCCGTAATGTGCCCACGATTCAAGTTCAGTTAGGGGATCGGAATGCTATTTATGCGGGAGATTATTTATTAACGGTATATTTCGATTTAATTAGCCAAGTTGCTAATCATCAAAGTGAGATTATTTTTAATGCTCGTGGTATTAAAAAAATTTTACGTGGTGAATTGGATCAATTACAAATTAATCGAAATGTAGAAGCCACTGTGAAAATGTATTTACGTGAAATTGCGGGTAAAACGGCCCAATTGATTGAATTAAGTGCGCAATTTGGCGCAATGCTGGCGCAAGCTGATAAGCATATTATTCATAAAGCGCGTTTTATTGGTCATAATTTAGGAATGGCTTTTCAAATTCAAGATGATGTTTTAGATTATTTAGGTTCATCTAAGTTAGGCAAGCCCAAACTGGAAGATTTAAAAAATGGTGTTTATACTCTACCGTTAATTTATACCTTATGCCAAGAAAATAGTCAATTGCCGCAGTTTTTAAAACAACATCCGCAATTAAATGATTCCCAGATACAAGATGTGGCCCAGATTGTTAAGGAACAAGGCGGTTTGACAGCAGCTCAATCATTAGCTCAAAAATACACTAATAAAGCATTAGGATTAATTAGAGAATTACCGCAGAACCAATATCGGCGTTATTTAGAACAAATCACCAAAGAATTATTACAGCGCCAACAATAGATAGTAATGGTATTTAAACAAAAAACAGCTCAAACAAAAGTTTGTCTGAGCTGTTTTGTAATCATTTAATCAAAATACCCTGATCCATTTTATATAATTCTTGAAAATGCTGATTATTTTGATATAAGTCTTGTGGATGACCTTGCATTTCGATTTGTCCATTTTTAAGAAAAATAACTTGGTCAACATTTTTGATACCTTGTAAATGATGTGTCACCCAAATAATAGTTTTGTCTGCTAAAACACTAAAAATTGTTTGTAACAGATCATTTTCTGTAATGGGATCTAAGCCCACTGTCGGCTCGTCTAAGAGTACAATAGGGGCATCTTGGAGAAGTATTCGCGCTAAGGCTAAACGTTGTTGTTCGCCCCCAGAAAAGCGGGAGCCAGCTTCTTGAACTGAAGTTTCATATCCTTTAGGTAAAGATTCAATCAAATCTTGCATTTTAACAGCAGCTAAGGCTTGCTTAACTTCACTGTCAGTTTTATTTTCGTTGCCTAAACGAACGTTATTAATAATCGAAGTATTGAACAAAAATGGTTGCTGATTTAAAAAGGCAAATAATTTTTGTCTTTCAGCTTGCAAGGTCAAAACATTTATATCATTAATCAAAACTTGCCCTTTTTGAGGGGCTAAATCACCATTAATTAACTGCAATAAAGTAGTTTTACCAGTACCACTAGGTCCAATCAAGGCCAATTTATCGCCACGTTTAATAGTTTGCTGAAAATTTTTGATTAAAACCGGTGAATCTGAATTATATTCAAATTGGAGATGATCTAAAGTCAAAGTTTGAAAAGCAGCAGGATCTATAGTTTGCTGTGGCGGCAATTTTGTTGGTGTGGGATGCAAATTATTTAATCTTACAATCGAATCTCTATAAGTGGGATATTCTTCAAAGCCCTGACTAATGGGGATGATAGTTTCTCCAACAGGCGCAATGGCCAAAACGAACGCAGCCACATAATTAGCACGTGCCATACTATTAGTAAAGTGCAAATTTGTAAAAACTAAGAGTGCGATAAAAATTAATCCTAAAACTGCTTGTAAATAAAAGTCACGCCGCCAGCGAAAATGTTTGCTGTAATTTTTAGAATCGTTTAACTGAGTTACCGTATCTTGGGTTGCTTTTCTAAAATCTTGTTGACGACCAGATAAAACCCAGTCATTAGCTCCCAAGATATTATCAGTTAAGTTAGTGTATAAGTCATCTTTAAGGGCTTTTTGTTTTTGTCTGCGGCCAGCTTCAACAGCCACAGAAATTAACGGTGCAATCAGCACTTCTATAGCTAACAGTAGCAAAATTAATAAGCCAAACCACAAATCAAAATAACCAATTCCAATGACGATAATTAAACTGAGCAAAATACCTACCACTGTAGGGAAAACAGTCCGTAAATAAAGATTTTGCAGATGGTCAATATCTTCTGAAAGTAATCCTAAAATATTACCAGTTTGATATTTTTCATCGAAAAAAGCGGCATCTTGTTCCACAGTTTTATAAAGCCGAGTTCTAAGTTTAGAAGTGACTCTGAGCACCCAATTGTGGCTTTTTAAGCGTTCAACATACTTAAAAGTTGGTCGTCCAATTCCAAAAGCTCGAGTCAGTAAAATAGCTGGATAAATGATTAAAATATTGTAGGGATGAGTAGCAGACCGATCAATGGTGTAGCCCGAAGTGAACATCAAGGCACCCCCACAAAAAGTTGTTAGCACACCTAAAATTAAGACAGTGGCTAATAAAGATTTGTACTGTTTAAGATAGGGTTTAACCCAAGTATCATGACGCCACATTATTGCTCACCTCGCATATGTGCACTTAATTCGTAAAAAGGTCCAGAATTTTTTTGAATAATTTGTTGTACTGGTCCTTGTTCCACGATTTGACCTTGATCTAACACGATAACGTAATCCATTTGTTCCAACCAATGCAGTCGATGGGTTGCAAAAATGACTAAATGGTTTTCAAATAAAGGTAACATAGTCTGTTTTAAGGAATATTCAGTTTCAATATCTAAATGAGCTGTAGGTTCATCAAATATCAAAATATGGCGTTCCTTGGCTAAAAATGCTCGCGCCAACATGATTCTTTGGGCTTGTCCGCCTGAAATGCCTCGACCACCTTGGCCAACTTTGGTCTCTAAGCCAGCAGGTAATGATTTAATAAATTGAGTTAAGTCAGCCTGCTCCACAGCATGTTGAACATCTTGATTAGAAGCATCAGGTACATAAAAGCGAATATTGTTAGCAATTGTATCACTAAATAAATAGGGCTTTTGTGGCAAATACGTAAATTGTTGTTGCCAGCCATCTTGAGCTAAATGAGGCAAATTGTGGCCATCGACTTGAATATTACCTTCTTGCGGAATTAGAAAACCGCTGAGCACATCTAATAAAGTTGATTTACCAGCACCAGATTGCCCAACAATACCAATACGTTTGTAACCTTGAATTTGTAAATTAATATTTTGTAAATCGTTGGGCTGTTGCTTAGCTTCATATTGAAAGCTAAGATTTTTAATGATTAGTTGACTATCTTGGTTCCAAGTGAATTCAGGTAATAATTGACGCTGCTTTGTAGTAGGCATGGCTAAGATTTTCATGGTTGCTGTAAAGGCATTTTTACCATTGAGAGTTGCATGATAATCATTAGCAAAATTACGCAAAGGCAAGAAATATTCCGGAGCCAAGATTAAAGTTACCATCGCTGGATACAAAGGAATTGTTCCTTTGATTAAAGCCAAACCTAGAAAAACTGCCAAAATAGCAATTGATAAAGTAGTAAACCAATCTAAAGCAAATGTTGATAAAATAGCAATTCTTAAAGTACTTAAGGTCTTTTTACGGTATTGTTCACTAACAGTATAAATATTGTGAGCATATTCCTTACTCAGACCTAGCATTTTTAAAGTTGTCAAACCACGTAAAGCATCTAAAAAGTGATTAGATAAAACTACATATTTGGCATATTGGGAGTCTGCTTTATCTTGAGCAGCATAACCCAGAATAATCATAAATAAGATAATAATGGGAAAAACCAGAATTAATACAATACCAGAAGTAACATTTTTAAAAAAGACAAAAACTAAGATAATCCAAGGAATAATCATCATATTCATAAATTTAGAAAGAATAAGATTTAAATAATTATTAATTTCATCCATTCCATCTAAAGCATTAGTTACAATATTTCCTGAACCGTTTTTGGCAATCATTTGGGGACCAGTAGTATAAATTTTATCCAATAACTGTCCGCGAATATCTTCGGTAGTTTTAGTGGCATATTTATCTAAAAGAGCATCTTTAACCCAAGTTAAGAAATGCCGACATAAAAATGCAATAATAAAAAAAATTGTCGGTTGCACAATGCTATTTAAATTATGTCGTTGCCAAGAAATTACTAACGCTTCTGCAAGAAACTTTGCTTGCAGTAATATCATAAAAGCTTGCAGAATCGTTAATCCTGCAAGCATTTTAAAGAGCGGTTTAATTTCAGGCAATTGAAATAAACGCTTATCTATCATTTTTTAATCCATAACTTTCTTGTGCGAAGGGGTGCGCTTGGTAAAAATCAAATAAGACCAAATGAAGTAAATCAAAACGATTGGCAATAAGATGCAAACAACGATCGTCATAACCTTTAAAGCGGTTGGTGAAGATGATGCATCTTTAATCAAAATATCATGTGCTGGATTAGTAGCAATCATGACTCTTGGGAATAAGCCATTGAAGATTAAAATCACAACAAATGAAAGTGATAATCCACTACCAACAAGACTCCAGCCTTCATGATCTTTATAAACGCCCCAAGCACCAATTAATGACATCACAACAATGAGTAAAGTAATAATTAAACTAGATACAAATTTTTCTTTGAAAAAGTCGGTCTGGAAAAATACCAACAAGGCAAAAACAACCTCACCAACAAAAAGTATCGGATATAAGAAACGATTTAAATTCTCTGCTCGTTCTCTTAAAATACCGGTTGTATTTAAACGAACATAATTCAAACCATGAATTAAAGACATTAAAACTCCCGCAATTCCACCGACTAATGATAGCCAGTTAATAATGTCGAAGAATCCTAAGTTTAAATCACCTTTAGCGTTAATAGGAACACCTTGAATCATACTAAAGAAAATAATGCAAAGCATCAAGGGTGCTAATAAACTTCCTAATACGAAAGTGTTATACCAAAAATTACGTCCACGCGAAGTTTCAGCATGATTAGCAAATTCAAATGATACCCCCCGAATGATTAATCCTACTAAAACTAAAAGAAACATGATGTAATATCCGGAAAACAAACTAGCATACCACATTGGAAATGAAGCAAACATTGCGCCCCCAGCTGTTACCAACCAAGTTTCATTTACCATCCAATGAGGACCAATAATATCGAGCATCACAGATTTTTCTTCCTCAGTCCGTGCAATAATGCCAGAAGCCATACCAACACCAAAGTCAAAGCCTTCTAAGAAGAAAAAACCGACAAAAAGAACACAAATTAAAAGAAACCAAATAAATTGTAAGGCACTCATTAGTTAAAAGCCTCCTTTGAAAATGGATCGGAGTTAATCGCTACATTATCAGTAGCACTAGGGCCAGCAATACCATCTAATCCCTTATGCAAGGTTTGACGAGCATAATAAATCATGACACCACCTAAAATTGAGAACAACAAGAAATAGACAATATTACTGAAAATTAACTGGCCAACCGTAGTTGAAGGCGAAACTGCATCAGCAATCGTATAAAGTCCATAAACAATCCATGGATAACGACCTAATTCAGTAATTAACCAACCAGAGGTATTAGCTAAGAAAGGTACCCAAATCATTAATCCCAAAACAAGCAAGAACCAACGTTTATCAGTTATTGTATTTTTGCTAGGACGAGTCCAAATTAATCCTAAAATAGAAACTAAAATCATTAAGAAACCAAAGCCAGCCATAAATCTAAAACTCCAAAAGAGAGTATTGACCGGTACATAGTAATTTTTAATGTTACGAATACTCTTACTCTTATTATTATCAAATTTTTGTTTTAATTCTTTATTAAGAGTATTCATTCCCTTAACTGAACCAGTAGTTTTATGATAAGTCAATAAACTTAACATATAAGGAACAGAAATTTCATGGGTAGTTTTATGATTCTTAGTATCAAAAGTGGCAACAATTTTCCAGGATGCAGGAGAACCAGTATCTTTGTATTCTCCTTCTGTAGCAGCAAACTTCATGGGTTGATCTTTGACAATTTCTTGAGTTTGTAAATCACCAGCAGCAACTACACCGATGGCAGCAATTAATCCAATCCAAAGACCAAAACGCATTGACTTCTTAAAGAAAACTCCATCTTTTTGTTTACGCCAAAGGCCCCAGGCACTCATACCTACAACAACAAAGGCTCCTGTACAAAAAGCACCTAAAATTAAGTGAGGAAAGACTTTCCATAATTGAGGGTTACTTACCACTTCAGCAAAACTACTCATTTCAGCACGATGAGTTTGCGGATTAATAATAAAACCTGTTGGATGCTGCATAAAGCTATTAGCAGCTAAAATCCAAATTGCTGATAACATTGTACCGATAGAAGTTAACCAAATGAAAAGTGCGTGAATACCTGGTTTGAAACGATCCCAAGTAAACATCCAGACACCGATAAAAGTTGATTCCAGAAAGAAGGCCAATAAAGCTTCAATCGCTAGAGGGGCACCGAAGATATCACCCATAAAGCGTGAATAATTAGACCAATTCATACCAAACTGGAACTCTTGAATAATCCCTGTAACAATCCCAACAGCAAAGCTCAAGAGAAAAATCTTCCCCCAGAACTGAGCCATTTTTTTGTATATTTCATCTTTTTTAACCGCATAAATGGTTTCCATAATGGCAACAATAAATCCTAGCCCAATAGAAAACGGTACAAAAAAGAAGTGGAAGACTGTTGTCATAGCAAATTGAAAACGGGCTAATGACAAAAGTGATACTCCCAAACTTAACATAACGCTCACACTCCTTAATGTATGTAACTCTACTTATCTTATAATACTTTTAAATGCTGATAATTACAAATAAAAAACCGAAAAAAAGCCCGATAAATCGCATAAGAGACTGCATATTATGTAATTAGATTAATTATGAATTTAGTTCGATTATAAACGATATTATTTACCTGCAATCGGTTTTTTGTTAGAACAAAAAAAGTACCAGTAAATATTTACTGGTACTTTCGGAGGAGTAAGGATGTGAATACAATTTATATGTTCTAGTCAATCTCTCAACTGACTATATTCATAGTATACAAATAAATTATGATGAAATTGTGAAGAAATGTTGTTTTAAGTTAGCCTTTAGAATTGTAGTGATAGTCGTTTTTAACTTGGTT
The nucleotide sequence above comes from Bombilactobacillus bombi. Encoded proteins:
- a CDS encoding NAD(P)/FAD-dependent oxidoreductase, with amino-acid sequence MAHIVILGAGYAGLGTARKLAKIAPEGTTIDLIDRNTKHVESIQLYRVAAGTAQADDISLDIASVIPDNVNFIQATVSKVDYENKKVEFEDHAEISYDYVVLSLGFRSENFGMEGADKYSYKLQDIPTAEKIYQVINSNIRDYKQTQDPNDLNIAVCGAGFTGIELLGELIDTAKVLKAKYNVPEINITSLEMAPQILPMFDSELAQYAYDFLSKNGIKILTGAKIKKIEQNAVVYTTGDSDEEQRVYANSIIWTVGVSGSDVIKNSGFDAKRNRIVVTDYLNVEDHPEIYVLGDDSASMDPQSGRPLPTTGQLAQAQAAVAAVNIAAAINDAPQKKFVYKSMGTVASLGPNHGIIEMTSPHIKLKGHLASLAKSASFEKVLFGVGGVKGLKKV
- a CDS encoding acetate/propionate family kinase, coding for MLIMAINAGSSSLKWQIYDMPSEKRIAKGMIDRLGKQDAIFKADYGDGEKFERQEPITSKEKAATLILTRLKSLHIVQRLEDIKGVGHRVVSGGEVFDKSTVITSDVLLQIKNLSELAPLHNNIEAYYVSVFAQLLPHSQQVAVFDTSFFSSLKPVNYLYPIDTKYYDQYGVRKYGAHGTSHRYVTQRTAEILQQPLEKTNLITLHLGNGASVSAIAHGKAIDTSMGFTPLAGLMMGTRSGDVDPSIIPYIMEKDHLQNISEMISILNKKSGLLGVSGVSNDKRDIDDAADNGDKRAQLAQEMFVNRIVKYVGSYLALLDELPDALVFTAGVGENDQPVRQAVCDQLQHLGVKIDAAKNQAKGQELLISTPDSAIKVFVVPTNEELMIARDTYDLAQK
- a CDS encoding LacI family DNA-binding transcriptional regulator, which translates into the protein MATIRDVARLSGYSITTVSRVLNHSGYVSQQALRKIKQVMQQLDYVPNETARDLSNGQNHKIGVILPQIRTPYFAQILNGVAEAAFSTDYSITLLPSEYNEQAEVYYLEQLRRKEYAGLIITSHGLPLEKLAAYTKYGSLVLCEDPGNISLAAVFTDRYAVFIKIFRWLQQQQIKRIACMFYRPAKSSATTRLTLTAYQEIYQTQLAANLVMTGISSPRTAYLAAQKLAQQVQAPQCILTNSDSNAVAVRQYYIDQQLPIPIIIGQGYEMASFAVKLPTINYHLYELGQKAFEIALADAPLTTKIKLPADFISQNDHFIL
- a CDS encoding 1,4-dihydroxy-2-naphthoate polyprenyltransferase produces the protein MKLSVFLELVEIKAKTASIFPFLLGTFYAVYHFHHLNWINVICFFVAMLLFNMSVDINDNYWDYQNATEQEEFRKKTNVIGVNHLNIKKIGWLDFSMAAIAALLGIFLVTRVGWILLVLGIFCFAVGFFYAGGPYPINSLPVGEFFAGFTMGFVIFLIAVYINVYQAIAFDWHLIVPIFIASGLSQCAIGALLLANNICDYQEDIDLNRHTIVRFLGVPKSLWFYAALLIIGYIFLLAAIFMRILPWSLLLTFLVIPIIYRNTKQFFAVHIKKKTFPLAVKNLFIITLTQVLSFALGLIIKQFS
- a CDS encoding polyprenyl synthetase family protein; this encodes MINSLWSQIPELNQQLEQVQGIILKQIKPLNDPVASLIKQQITSGGKMLRPACLLLFSKFGPHQDKNQKLQAAAAMEVLHLATLIHDDVIDDSDLRRNVPTIQVQLGDRNAIYAGDYLLTVYFDLISQVANHQSEIIFNARGIKKILRGELDQLQINRNVEATVKMYLREIAGKTAQLIELSAQFGAMLAQADKHIIHKARFIGHNLGMAFQIQDDVLDYLGSSKLGKPKLEDLKNGVYTLPLIYTLCQENSQLPQFLKQHPQLNDSQIQDVAQIVKEQGGLTAAQSLAQKYTNKALGLIRELPQNQYRRYLEQITKELLQRQQ
- the cydC gene encoding thiol reductant ABC exporter subunit CydC; translation: MWRHDTWVKPYLKQYKSLLATVLILGVLTTFCGGALMFTSGYTIDRSATHPYNILIIYPAILLTRAFGIGRPTFKYVERLKSHNWVLRVTSKLRTRLYKTVEQDAAFFDEKYQTGNILGLLSEDIDHLQNLYLRTVFPTVVGILLSLIIVIGIGYFDLWFGLLILLLLAIEVLIAPLISVAVEAGRRQKQKALKDDLYTNLTDNILGANDWVLSGRQQDFRKATQDTVTQLNDSKNYSKHFRWRRDFYLQAVLGLIFIALLVFTNLHFTNSMARANYVAAFVLAIAPVGETIIPISQGFEEYPTYRDSIVRLNNLHPTPTKLPPQQTIDPAAFQTLTLDHLQFEYNSDSPVLIKNFQQTIKRGDKLALIGPSGTGKTTLLQLINGDLAPQKGQVLINDINVLTLQAERQKLFAFLNQQPFLFNTSIINNVRLGNENKTDSEVKQALAAVKMQDLIESLPKGYETSVQEAGSRFSGGEQQRLALARILLQDAPIVLLDEPTVGLDPITENDLLQTIFSVLADKTIIWVTHHLQGIKNVDQVIFLKNGQIEMQGHPQDLYQNNQHFQELYKMDQGILIK
- the cydD gene encoding thiol reductant ABC exporter subunit CydD, which translates into the protein MIDKRLFQLPEIKPLFKMLAGLTILQAFMILLQAKFLAEALVISWQRHNLNSIVQPTIFFIIAFLCRHFLTWVKDALLDKYATKTTEDIRGQLLDKIYTTGPQMIAKNGSGNIVTNALDGMDEINNYLNLILSKFMNMMIIPWIILVFVFFKNVTSGIVLILVFPIIILFMIILGYAAQDKADSQYAKYVVLSNHFLDALRGLTTLKMLGLSKEYAHNIYTVSEQYRKKTLSTLRIAILSTFALDWFTTLSIAILAVFLGLALIKGTIPLYPAMVTLILAPEYFLPLRNFANDYHATLNGKNAFTATMKILAMPTTKQRQLLPEFTWNQDSQLIIKNLSFQYEAKQQPNDLQNINLQIQGYKRIGIVGQSGAGKSTLLDVLSGFLIPQEGNIQVDGHNLPHLAQDGWQQQFTYLPQKPYLFSDTIANNIRFYVPDASNQDVQHAVEQADLTQFIKSLPAGLETKVGQGGRGISGGQAQRIMLARAFLAKERHILIFDEPTAHLDIETEYSLKQTMLPLFENHLVIFATHRLHWLEQMDYVIVLDQGQIVEQGPVQQIIQKNSGPFYELSAHMRGEQ
- the cydB gene encoding cytochrome d ubiquinol oxidase subunit II — encoded protein: MSALQFIWFLLICVLFVGFFFLEGFDFGVGMASGIIARTEEEKSVMLDIIGPHWMVNETWLVTAGGAMFASFPMWYASLFSGYYIMFLLVLVGLIIRGVSFEFANHAETSRGRNFWYNTFVLGSLLAPLMLCIIFFSMIQGVPINAKGDLNLGFFDIINWLSLVGGIAGVLMSLIHGLNYVRLNTTGILRERAENLNRFLYPILFVGEVVFALLVFFQTDFFKEKFVSSLIITLLIVVMSLIGAWGVYKDHEGWSLVGSGLSLSFVVILIFNGLFPRVMIATNPAHDILIKDASSSPTALKVMTIVVCILLPIVLIYFIWSYLIFTKRTPSHKKVMD